The segment CGAATTGGGGAGTTAACGTAGCTGTCAGCAACTTTGACTTTGTAAGGCCTTCGCTAACTAgaagctagctggctagttagcccTGACAAGAAGACAAACATGTGGCAAAGCGTTGGTCTAACTGTGCTGGTTATTGTGGCCACCCTTGTGTGTGCGTTGCTCTTCATGGTGTTTGGTAAGTAATCATAATATTTTGACTTCAGTTTTCTTGAATGTAATGTGAAATGACATTACTCGGACACAGCTGTGAAACGTATTAGCTGTTAGGTACAGTAAGCTAACTATGTAGCATTCAGCCATGATTATACTTAGTGCTTGTTTCATATCCAGCTACCTGTCATCTCTTTCTTTAGTGAGCAGTGACTGTCTTGACCTTTTTCATTCTCAAAATGTTGAGTAGGTAGATCAAAGTTGTCTATACAACGAATAATCTCTCAAGACATCATGTTATTAGAGGTTTGTCCCTCATAGCTGTTATTAATTGGATCAGTTTAAATAATTGATACATATCAGTTGAGTCTCTCTTTTTGTGCTTGAGCAGTGTTCGACAGGATTGTCTTGCAGCATCATCCAGTCAGGCAGTCTCCTGTTTCATGATCATATCTTTGTAGGCTACATCTAATTTTACCTATAATAACCCTATCTGTCTATAATAATCACAAAGTGTGATGATCAATTGTTGAGGCCCAGTTAAATTAATTTATGCATACCTGTGTGTGGAAAACAAAGACTTATTTGATGTTACGTTTTGGACTTTATCTtgtgtatatacactgaacaaaaatataaatgcaacatgcaacaatttaagattttactgagttacagttcatctaAAGAAATCCAGTTAATGAAATACATTAATTATGTcataatctatagatttcacatgccTGGGAATAATTTTttggcagtatctggtgtgaccaccatttactTAATGCAGCGGGACACATCTCCTTCGGTTTTGCCAACCCACAGTTTAATCAtatgtccgggtggctggtcttagACGATCCTGTAGGTGAAGAAGCTGGgtgtggaggttctgggctggtGTGGTAACACGTGGTCTGCGGCTGTGAGGCCAGTTGTATGTACTGTCAAACTCTCAAATGaggttggaggtggcttatggtagagaaattaaatctgtggcattgtgtttgtgtgacagGACTTCCCATTTTAGTGatgttttattgtccccagcacaaggtgcacctgtgtaatgatcctgctgtttaatcagcttcttgatatgccacacctatcaggtggataGATGATCTTGGcataggagaaatgctcactaacagtgcCGTAAACAAATTAATGCACACAATTTgagaagctttttgtgcatatggaacattggtgggattatttatttcagctcatgaaacatgggaccaacactttgttacatgttgtgtttatattgttaTTCAGTGTGTATATAAAAATAAATTACAACAAATTAATTGTTTGATTCATATACAGTCACTGTGCACTTTCTATTGAGGACTTTTGTTCTTTTTGGCTCCTCAGGTTGGTATGTTGTCTGGCAGCTCTTTCTGTCCAAGTTCAAGTTCCTGCGTGAGATGTTGGGCGACACCGGATCTCCACAGACAGAGACCCAGCCGTCCGAATCAAAGAGCAAGCATACCTCTCCTCCAACCCAACGCCAGAGGCTCAAGACTGCCCGCCAGAGGGTCGTTCCTCCTGAAAACACTACATAGATGACCACACCCATCTGCTATCAGTCTCACCCTGTCCCCCTATTCACCAACCCTCGTCACTCTAGGAAACCGTGGTGGACAAAATGAAACCCCTTACTAAATGGCATGATGTCGAATGTCATACTATTCCCATGTCCATGCATACTACTCCCCTTTCCACTACCTTACAACGTCCTCGTCTTAGAAACTTGATACTCTTACTTTTCTCTCCTGGACACTCTTACGAGACCCATCAAATCATGGGACATTCTTTGTACAACTTGTTCATGTTTCAAATACGTATTTTAGCTGTTCACAGTATATGTACTGAGCAGCACATCCAGTCTCTTCACTTGGCCTTAACTGACACTGCAATATGGTCAGC is part of the Oncorhynchus gorbuscha isolate QuinsamMale2020 ecotype Even-year linkage group LG09, OgorEven_v1.0, whole genome shotgun sequence genome and harbors:
- the LOC124042737 gene encoding small integral membrane protein 13-like, which translates into the protein MWQSVGLTVLVIVATLVCALLFMVFGWYVVWQLFLSKFKFLREMLGDTGSPQTETQPSESKSKHTSPPTQRQRLKTARQRVVPPENTT